Proteins co-encoded in one Vibrio aquimaris genomic window:
- the cysE gene encoding serine O-acetyltransferase translates to MKHCEKQKVWQAVVREARDLSEQEPMLASFYHATIIKHDSLASALSYILANKLNTASMPAMAVREVIEEAFSADHSIIEAAACDICATVNRDPAVSMYSMPLLYLKGYHALQGYRVANWLWKQGRVALATYLQNQISVACQVDIHPAARIGQGIMLDHATGIVIGETAVVENDVSILQDVTLGGTGKACGDRHPKIREGVMIGAGAKILGNIEVGEGAKIGSCSVVLQPVPPHTTAAGVPAKIVGRPKTDKPSLDMDQQFNGRSQSFVGGDGI, encoded by the coding sequence ATGAAACATTGTGAGAAACAGAAAGTTTGGCAAGCGGTGGTAAGGGAGGCTCGTGATTTATCCGAGCAGGAGCCCATGCTAGCCAGCTTTTATCATGCGACCATCATTAAGCATGACAGTTTGGCTTCGGCGTTAAGTTACATCCTAGCCAATAAACTTAATACGGCTTCGATGCCTGCAATGGCTGTCCGTGAAGTGATTGAAGAAGCCTTCAGTGCTGATCATTCTATTATTGAAGCTGCCGCTTGTGATATCTGTGCGACGGTCAATCGTGATCCGGCTGTTTCCATGTATTCAATGCCTTTGCTTTATTTGAAAGGCTACCATGCACTGCAAGGGTATCGCGTGGCGAATTGGCTATGGAAACAAGGACGAGTTGCTCTTGCGACCTATTTGCAGAATCAAATTTCGGTGGCTTGTCAGGTGGATATTCATCCAGCGGCGCGTATAGGTCAGGGCATCATGCTCGATCACGCAACAGGCATTGTGATTGGTGAAACTGCTGTTGTCGAGAATGATGTATCAATCCTTCAAGATGTTACATTAGGTGGTACTGGCAAAGCTTGTGGTGATCGACACCCGAAAATACGTGAAGGCGTCATGATAGGTGCAGGAGCCAAAATTCTTGGCAATATTGAAGTTGGGGAAGGGGCTAAGATTGGATCTTGCTCTGTGGTGCTACAACCTGTGCCACCACATACAACTGCTGCTGGTGTGCCCGCTAAGATCGTGGGTAGGCCCAAAACCGATAAACCATCGCTTGATATGGACCAGCAATTTAATGGACGTTCACAAAGCTTTGTGGGTGGTGATGGTATCTAA
- the gpsA gene encoding NAD(P)H-dependent glycerol-3-phosphate dehydrogenase: protein MTDTHSMNNDSKNIAMAVLGAGSYGTSLAISLARNGANVLLWGHDPEHMARLQSDRANHAFLPGIEFPPSLIIEPDLAKVVKASRDLLVVVPSHVFSDVLTKVHPHLRSDSRLCWATKGLEPETGRLLQDVATEIIGDTYPLAVLSGPTFAKELAMGMPTAISVASPDQDFVTDLQDKIHCSKTFRVYANSDFIGIQLGGAVKNVIAIGAGMSDGIGFGANARTALITRGLAEMTRLGMALGAQAETFMGMAGLGDLVLTCTDNQSRNRRFGLALGEGKGVQVAQDEIGQVVEGYRNTKEVWLLSKRVGVELPIVDQIYQVLYQGKDAHLAARDLLARDKKAEA from the coding sequence ATGACAGATACACACAGCATGAATAACGACAGTAAAAATATAGCCATGGCCGTACTTGGTGCGGGCTCTTATGGAACATCACTCGCGATATCATTGGCACGAAATGGTGCGAATGTGTTGCTGTGGGGGCATGATCCTGAGCATATGGCACGCTTGCAATCTGATCGAGCCAATCATGCCTTTTTGCCAGGAATAGAATTCCCTCCGTCTCTGATAATAGAGCCTGATTTGGCAAAGGTGGTAAAAGCTAGTCGGGACTTACTTGTTGTCGTACCAAGCCACGTATTTTCTGATGTTCTGACTAAAGTTCACCCTCACCTCCGCTCTGATTCTAGATTGTGCTGGGCAACCAAAGGACTTGAACCTGAGACAGGGCGTTTGCTTCAAGATGTTGCCACAGAAATTATTGGCGATACCTATCCTTTAGCCGTTCTATCTGGGCCGACGTTTGCCAAAGAGTTAGCAATGGGAATGCCTACAGCAATATCCGTTGCTTCACCTGACCAAGACTTTGTTACGGATCTTCAAGATAAGATACATTGCAGTAAGACCTTTCGTGTGTATGCCAATAGTGATTTTATCGGTATACAGCTAGGGGGCGCGGTTAAGAATGTGATTGCAATTGGTGCTGGCATGTCTGATGGGATAGGCTTTGGTGCCAATGCTCGCACCGCCCTGATCACCCGAGGGCTTGCTGAGATGACTCGACTTGGCATGGCGCTTGGAGCTCAGGCGGAGACGTTTATGGGCATGGCGGGACTTGGTGATTTGGTTTTGACCTGTACCGACAATCAGTCTCGTAACCGCCGTTTTGGGCTGGCATTAGGAGAAGGTAAAGGGGTGCAAGTGGCACAGGATGAGATTGGTCAGGTAGTTGAAGGGTATCGTAACACTAAAGAAGTATGGTTGCTGTCAAAAAGGGTGGGGGTTGAACTGCCAATCGTTGACCAAATATACCAAGTGTTGTATCAAGGTAAAGATGCGCACCTTGCTGCAAGGGATTTGCTTGCTCGTGATAAAAAAGCCGAAGCCTAA
- a CDS encoding PadR family transcriptional regulator: MSLPHVILTVLSTRDATGYDITKEFSATIGYFWKASHQQVYRELNKMAQNKLVTCVLEPQEGKPDRKVYSITDAGRVALGEWFDQPTAHPTVRDEFCAKLMACAVQPSAPYHQQLAELVEESRKLVSHYKEIESAYYSKPATLDKQQRLERLTLRRNLLVRQAWVEWAEEVLAELTALA; encoded by the coding sequence ATGTCATTACCACACGTTATCCTAACAGTTCTAAGCACACGCGATGCCACTGGATATGATATCACCAAAGAATTTTCAGCCACCATTGGCTACTTTTGGAAAGCAAGTCATCAACAGGTTTACCGTGAGCTCAACAAAATGGCTCAGAACAAACTCGTTACTTGCGTACTTGAGCCCCAAGAAGGCAAACCCGACCGCAAAGTATATTCAATCACAGATGCGGGACGAGTCGCACTCGGAGAATGGTTCGATCAACCAACAGCTCATCCAACCGTTCGCGATGAGTTCTGTGCTAAATTGATGGCATGCGCTGTGCAGCCCTCAGCACCTTACCATCAACAACTTGCTGAACTGGTCGAGGAATCTCGTAAGCTTGTCTCGCATTACAAAGAGATTGAAAGCGCTTACTATTCTAAACCTGCAACTCTCGACAAACAGCAGCGTCTTGAGCGCTTAACACTTCGTCGCAACCTACTCGTGCGCCAAGCCTGGGTAGAGTGGGCAGAAGAAGTACTTGCAGAGCTGACAGCTCTGGCATAA